GTTGGCAGTTAGATAATGTTGGTAGAAAAAGTAGAAAAAGAATTGCCTGCCTTGTTAGTCATGACGAAAGTAAAGCATTTTTTTCGTTTGCTGAAGTTTCGATTATCCAGTACCGTAGCTTTTTCGAGTGCGATTGGCTATATGCTGGGGGAAGGGCATTTAGAATTCCTAAATGTATTATTCATTATGCTGGGCGGCTTTTTAGTAACCGGATCAGCTAATATCGTTAATCAGATTTTAGAAAAAGATCTGGACAAGTTAATGAAGCGTACTGCTCAACGGCCATTACCTACTGGTGCCTTGTCTGTCACTGAAGCAGCTGTTTTTAGTTTTATACTGGGCATAGCCGGTATAGCCTTATTGGCCTTTTACTTTAATACCTTAACGGCGGTGCTTGCATTAATGTCGTTAATTTTATACGGCTTTGTTTATACTCCTTTAAAAAGAATTTCGCCCATATGTGTTTTGGTAGGAGCCATACCAGGCGGATTACCTCCATTATTAGGATGGGTAGCAGCTACTGGAGTAGTAAGTATTGAAGCATGGATTTTGTTTGGCATTCAATTTACCTGGCAGTTTCCGCATTTCTGGGCTATTGCATGGGTATTGGATGATGACTATAAACGGGCTGGTTTTAAAATGTTGCCCATGGAAGGTGGTAAAAATTTAAAAACTGCTTTTCAGATAATGACTTACACCTTATTACTAATTCCGTTAAGCATGCTGCCTTTGCAGTTTGGAATGACTGGTAAAACATCAGCCATAATTGCGGTAATGTGTGGGGTATTGTTTTTAGCTCAAACACTTTACTTAATGCAAACATGCTCTAAAAAGGCCGCTATGAGTATTATGTTTGGGTCTTTTTTGTATTTACCAATTGTGCAGATTGCCTTGGTATTAGATAAATTATAGATAGGAAAGAGATGAACGCGAGAGCAATTGACGAGAATAGAACCACAACAGGAATACATCCGCTTAAATT
The sequence above is a segment of the Adhaeribacter swui genome. Coding sequences within it:
- the cyoE gene encoding heme o synthase; protein product: MLVEKVEKELPALLVMTKVKHFFRLLKFRLSSTVAFSSAIGYMLGEGHLEFLNVLFIMLGGFLVTGSANIVNQILEKDLDKLMKRTAQRPLPTGALSVTEAAVFSFILGIAGIALLAFYFNTLTAVLALMSLILYGFVYTPLKRISPICVLVGAIPGGLPPLLGWVAATGVVSIEAWILFGIQFTWQFPHFWAIAWVLDDDYKRAGFKMLPMEGGKNLKTAFQIMTYTLLLIPLSMLPLQFGMTGKTSAIIAVMCGVLFLAQTLYLMQTCSKKAAMSIMFGSFLYLPIVQIALVLDKL